In a single window of the Candidatus Hinthialibacter antarcticus genome:
- a CDS encoding alkaline phosphatase, with product MKHLKYSFMIALLAMIALPSSAAPTPKNVIIMIADGMGFLHTEAASLYRYGKTKGQIYWDFDHYAVQTSSLNTKQGYDPNVVYDDFKNLLKDPTDSASSATALSTGVKTLNAMLGMTPDKKHLRHIMEDAEEMGKATGVLTTVYFAHATPAGFIVHIDSRGKYKEVANQMLWDSKTDVIIGAGHPWYNDDGEKVGGYQPDPFSTPLKYDRVGGLASWKKILDGTPGADADGDGEPDAWTLVDSKQDFRALASKKSGLPKRLFGLAPLYSTLQQSRSGNQFLPPYEEALISASPTMTELMAAALNVLNQDEDGFVLMAEGGAVDWASHGNQPGRMIEEQIDFDRAIEYTVAWVEKHSSWDETALLITADHECGYLCGPGSDPTWQPLFSYGAGKMPGMEFHSGGHTNQLVPLFVKGAGTEKYKDKVIGKDPVHGPFIDNTSIPTVVRELWEAK from the coding sequence ATGAAACATTTAAAATATTCGTTCATGATTGCTTTACTTGCTATGATCGCCCTTCCTTCATCCGCCGCGCCGACGCCGAAAAACGTCATCATTATGATCGCCGACGGCATGGGCTTTCTTCACACCGAAGCCGCGAGTTTATATCGCTATGGCAAAACCAAAGGCCAAATCTATTGGGATTTCGACCATTACGCCGTCCAGACCAGTTCGTTAAACACAAAACAAGGTTACGACCCAAATGTCGTTTATGATGATTTTAAGAATTTACTGAAAGACCCGACCGACTCCGCCTCGTCCGCCACCGCATTATCAACCGGCGTTAAAACGCTAAACGCCATGCTAGGCATGACGCCGGATAAAAAGCACCTTCGGCACATCATGGAAGACGCCGAAGAGATGGGCAAAGCCACTGGCGTCCTGACGACGGTCTATTTTGCTCATGCAACGCCAGCGGGATTCATCGTCCACATCGACAGCCGAGGCAAATATAAGGAAGTCGCCAACCAAATGCTGTGGGACAGCAAGACGGACGTCATCATCGGCGCCGGACACCCCTGGTATAACGACGACGGCGAGAAAGTCGGCGGCTACCAACCCGACCCATTCTCTACACCGCTGAAATATGACCGCGTCGGCGGTTTGGCCAGTTGGAAGAAAATCCTCGATGGAACACCCGGAGCAGACGCAGACGGCGACGGCGAACCCGACGCATGGACGCTGGTGGATTCAAAGCAGGATTTTCGCGCCTTAGCCAGTAAAAAAAGCGGCTTGCCCAAACGCTTATTTGGTCTTGCCCCCCTCTACAGCACGCTGCAACAGAGCCGATCCGGCAACCAGTTTCTACCGCCGTATGAAGAAGCGCTGATTTCCGCCTCGCCGACGATGACCGAACTGATGGCGGCTGCGTTGAATGTTCTCAATCAGGATGAGGACGGCTTTGTCTTGATGGCGGAAGGCGGCGCGGTGGATTGGGCGTCTCACGGCAACCAACCTGGACGCATGATCGAAGAGCAAATCGACTTCGACCGCGCGATTGAATATACCGTCGCATGGGTGGAAAAACACAGCAGTTGGGACGAGACCGCGCTGCTCATCACCGCCGACCATGAATGCGGTTATTTGTGCGGCCCGGGTTCAGACCCGACCTGGCAGCCGTTGTTTTCGTATGGCGCGGGCAAAATGCCGGGCATGGAATTTCACAGCGGTGGACACACCAACCAATTGGTTCCGCTGTTCGTCAAAGGCGCCGGAACGGAAAAGTACAAAGACAAGGTCATCGGCAAAGACCCCGTCCACGGCCCCTTCATCGACAACACCAGCATCCCGACGGTTGTTCGTGAACTTTGGGAAGCAAAATAA
- a CDS encoding alginate lyase family protein: protein MTKRIVVVLLLIFAFQIQTFTNEQIVFGESVFLTPSRIELIKERIEKKQEPQYTAFLSLKNFVSENKNRKPHAPNEWYVPGYYRDAEGHVKAKEGLQDDANTAYGFALYYQLTGDETYSEAAARLIDAWTQTVKTMSDKDDSTLSFSYHFPALIFAADLIKTSPRWPKKNQIQFNEFVRKKALPMNTMSRENNWGNWGLVLVMASASYLDDKPLFERGVNRWKEFIESQIAEDGHLPHEVTRSEGQRGIWYSHFSLMPQTIAAEIARVNGVDLYEYVSPNNRNLKSAYAKIAQWTLKPEEFPYYKGKPGDILGINYYGYFEILLPHWENKNARELIATNRPQTARHCTPFQTLTHGDISPEL from the coding sequence ATGACGAAACGAATCGTTGTCGTTTTATTGCTTATTTTTGCATTTCAAATACAAACGTTCACGAATGAACAGATTGTATTTGGTGAATCAGTTTTCCTCACTCCAAGCCGCATTGAGTTAATCAAAGAGAGGATCGAGAAGAAGCAGGAGCCGCAGTACACGGCATTTCTCTCTTTGAAGAACTTCGTTAGCGAAAACAAAAACCGAAAACCTCATGCACCAAATGAATGGTATGTTCCTGGATATTACAGAGACGCAGAAGGACACGTCAAAGCAAAAGAAGGCTTGCAAGACGACGCCAATACTGCCTATGGCTTCGCGCTCTATTACCAACTCACGGGCGATGAGACCTATTCAGAAGCAGCAGCCCGATTGATCGACGCTTGGACGCAAACGGTCAAAACGATGAGCGATAAAGACGACTCGACGTTATCGTTCAGTTATCACTTCCCTGCTCTGATATTCGCAGCGGATTTGATTAAAACGTCTCCCCGCTGGCCGAAGAAGAACCAAATACAATTCAATGAGTTTGTCCGTAAAAAAGCCTTACCAATGAACACGATGAGCAGAGAAAACAATTGGGGCAATTGGGGATTGGTTCTCGTCATGGCTTCGGCGTCTTACTTAGACGATAAGCCATTGTTTGAGCGGGGAGTAAACCGCTGGAAAGAGTTTATTGAATCACAAATTGCAGAAGACGGTCACCTGCCTCACGAAGTAACCCGTAGCGAAGGCCAACGCGGAATCTGGTATTCGCATTTCTCTCTCATGCCGCAAACCATCGCCGCTGAAATTGCCCGCGTGAACGGCGTTGATCTGTATGAGTATGTTTCACCAAACAATCGAAATCTCAAAAGCGCTTATGCAAAAATTGCCCAATGGACGTTGAAGCCTGAAGAGTTCCCTTACTACAAAGGAAAACCGGGCGATATATTAGGCATCAACTATTATGGCTATTTTGAAATCCTGTTGCCGCATTGGGAAAACAAAAACGCGCGCGAACTGATTGCCACCAATCGCCCTCAAACCGCCCGTCATTGCACACCATTTCAAACGCTAACTCATGGGGATATTTCACCAGAACTTTGA
- a CDS encoding prepilin-type N-terminal cleavage/methylation domain-containing protein, with protein MRKGFTLIELLIVVAIIGILAAIAVPNFLNAQMRAKLAQVESNFKALGTAFELYRVDHGMYALHDPNHVQNILGNGLTTPVAYIARIPVDIFQSGSLAQTTSMATNAPRELHPEPFYYPAFGAPDLDTIPQRGSNDLTLRFIDDKEQYQKAQAMWPWGRYCVSVGPDEIHNYPGVYRVSNGMNSSGDIIKVLP; from the coding sequence ATGAGAAAAGGCTTTACACTTATCGAACTGTTGATTGTTGTTGCTATCATCGGCATACTCGCGGCGATTGCGGTACCGAATTTTTTGAATGCGCAAATGCGAGCGAAATTGGCGCAGGTTGAATCGAATTTCAAAGCCCTGGGCACGGCTTTTGAATTATACCGCGTCGACCACGGCATGTACGCCCTTCATGATCCAAACCATGTTCAAAACATTTTAGGCAATGGTCTCACGACCCCGGTTGCGTATATCGCGCGCATACCGGTAGATATCTTCCAATCGGGTTCGCTCGCGCAAACAACGTCGATGGCGACAAATGCGCCGCGTGAACTTCACCCGGAACCTTTCTACTACCCCGCATTTGGCGCACCAGATTTAGATACAATCCCACAGCGTGGATCAAATGACTTAACCTTGCGTTTTATTGATGACAAAGAGCAATATCAAAAAGCGCAGGCCATGTGGCCTTGGGGCCGTTACTGCGTTAGCGTCGGGCCGGATGAAATTCACAACTATCCCGGCGTATATCGTGTAAGTAACGGCATGAATAGTTCTGGAGACATTATAAAAGTTCTGCCTTAA
- a CDS encoding prepilin-type N-terminal cleavage/methylation domain-containing protein, with translation MEFALLYFMGSGFNFHLNNHLRGVICMKKPYGFTLIELLIVVAIIGILAAIAVPNFLNAQMKARISRVQADQKAVSTALEMYFLDHNSYVEDHDYPSDTSQRGLFRLTHPTSYMASLPLDPFPSNAFQTSEENPNFEFGSGNPQNSAELPNVAYIIISPGPNLQEEVDGNDSFPVGTTIFSFDVSNGLTSRGDIVRMGGNYNSGRIFMDGKMIVGN, from the coding sequence TTGGAGTTTGCTTTGCTTTACTTTATGGGTAGCGGTTTCAATTTTCATTTAAACAATCATCTTAGGGGAGTCATTTGTATGAAAAAGCCGTATGGGTTTACTTTAATTGAATTGCTTATCGTTGTTGCCATTATCGGAATCTTAGCCGCAATCGCTGTCCCGAATTTTCTCAATGCTCAAATGAAAGCCCGAATCAGCCGCGTCCAAGCAGATCAAAAAGCGGTATCAACCGCCTTGGAAATGTATTTTCTCGATCATAACTCGTATGTAGAAGACCATGATTACCCTTCAGACACCTCTCAACGTGGGCTATTTCGTTTAACGCACCCAACGTCCTATATGGCGTCTTTGCCGCTTGATCCATTCCCCTCTAATGCATTTCAAACCAGCGAAGAAAATCCCAATTTCGAATTTGGGTCAGGGAACCCCCAGAACAGCGCTGAATTGCCGAATGTTGCTTATATTATCATTTCACCCGGCCCGAACCTGCAAGAAGAAGTTGATGGCAATGACAGTTTCCCTGTCGGGACAACAATTTTCAGTTTTGACGTGAGTAATGGCTTAACCAGCAGGGGCGATATTGTCCGAATGGGCGGCAACTATAATTCGGGCCGAATCTTCATGGATGGAAAAATGATTGTTGGAAATTAA
- a CDS encoding Gfo/Idh/MocA family oxidoreductase, with amino-acid sequence MDSMLRRRSFIQSAAAVGALTAPVVRTQARDKKYVTATAGTGWWGMNITRVAIQSGECDVVAICDVDTNQSKAAADEIETMTGKRPQIFGDYREMIEKIKPEIMIVGTPDHWHPLIAIAAMNAGAHVYVEKPVAHTIKEGRAMVNAARGNERIVQVGTHRRVSPHNQWAINYMKEGKLGEIGMIRAFVHYGGGAGSPTPDEEPPEHLDWDMWCGPGPLVPYNRRMHPKGFRSFLNFANGTLGDWGIHWMDHITWWSEEPYPKKVSSFGGRHIKRDNTDAPDTQIAQFDYETFTAVWEHRQYAANNAEKHNLGIYFYGTEGTMHIGWVGDGSTFYPANKNKDIINVQPQLHEPDQQNIPELFADFLDSIKNNKRSVCDIEIGHRSTSLSLLGMLSLKLGRSVEWDGDKEMIVGDDEANSMLKREYRDPWKYPEA; translated from the coding sequence ATGGATTCTATGTTGCGCCGCCGCTCATTTATACAATCCGCCGCTGCTGTCGGCGCGTTGACCGCTCCTGTCGTCAGGACGCAAGCGCGCGATAAGAAGTATGTGACCGCCACCGCTGGAACTGGCTGGTGGGGAATGAACATCACCCGCGTCGCGATTCAATCGGGAGAATGCGACGTGGTTGCCATTTGCGACGTCGATACAAACCAGTCGAAAGCCGCTGCGGATGAGATCGAAACCATGACCGGGAAACGCCCGCAAATCTTCGGCGACTACCGTGAAATGATTGAAAAGATCAAACCAGAAATCATGATCGTCGGTACGCCCGACCATTGGCATCCGCTGATCGCCATCGCCGCGATGAACGCCGGCGCCCATGTGTACGTCGAAAAACCGGTCGCGCATACCATCAAAGAAGGCCGCGCTATGGTCAACGCCGCGCGCGGAAACGAACGCATTGTTCAGGTGGGGACCCATCGCCGCGTCTCGCCGCACAACCAATGGGCAATTAACTATATGAAGGAAGGCAAACTCGGCGAAATCGGTATGATCCGCGCCTTTGTCCATTACGGCGGTGGTGCAGGCTCGCCAACGCCCGATGAAGAACCGCCGGAACATTTAGATTGGGATATGTGGTGCGGCCCCGGCCCGTTGGTTCCGTATAACCGGCGAATGCACCCCAAAGGCTTCCGCTCGTTCCTTAATTTTGCGAATGGCACTCTGGGCGACTGGGGCATCCACTGGATGGACCATATCACCTGGTGGTCGGAAGAACCGTATCCGAAGAAGGTCAGTTCATTTGGCGGACGTCACATCAAGCGCGACAACACCGACGCCCCCGATACGCAAATCGCGCAGTTTGATTACGAGACCTTTACTGCGGTTTGGGAACATCGCCAATACGCCGCCAACAACGCCGAAAAACACAACCTGGGCATCTATTTTTATGGAACCGAGGGCACGATGCACATCGGCTGGGTCGGCGACGGCTCAACCTTCTACCCGGCGAACAAAAACAAGGACATCATCAACGTCCAGCCGCAGTTGCATGAGCCTGACCAGCAGAATATCCCCGAACTGTTTGCTGATTTTCTCGATTCGATCAAGAACAATAAGCGCTCAGTGTGCGATATCGAGATCGGCCACCGCTCGACCAGTTTGAGCCTGTTGGGGATGCTTTCACTCAAATTAGGGCGTAGTGTGGAATGGGACGGCGACAAGGAAATGATCGTCGGCGACGACGAGGCCAATTCGATGCTAAAGCGTGAATATCGTGACCCTTGGAAATACCCGGAGGCGTAG
- a CDS encoding sugar phosphate isomerase/epimerase family protein: MSQTLNRRTFIQSSIAAAGAAATITAPNVQAFDPIKRPFGAKMKSSCAAYSYRKYLQEEKSMTPLQFLEECAKMGIDAAEPTSYYLPADAPDGYWTEFRHKAFMLGLDISGTAIGNTFTFPSGPDREKNLELTRTWIDNSVKMGAPVIRIFAGKILDGQNKEAAVKNTIETTQIALEYAAKKGVFLALENHGGIVAEPDEMLDIIKQIDSPWFGVNFDGGNFHGEDPYKELEQIAPYAINAQLKIHVRRKGGENEPADFDRIIGILAESDYRGYVALEYEGAEEPKEAIPRHMEKMLKALERV; the protein is encoded by the coding sequence ATGTCACAAACCTTAAACCGCCGCACGTTCATTCAATCCAGCATCGCTGCGGCAGGCGCCGCTGCGACGATCACCGCTCCAAACGTACAGGCCTTTGACCCGATCAAAAGACCGTTTGGCGCAAAGATGAAATCGAGTTGCGCGGCGTATTCGTATCGCAAGTATCTTCAAGAAGAAAAAAGCATGACGCCGCTGCAGTTCCTCGAAGAATGCGCCAAAATGGGGATCGACGCCGCCGAACCGACATCCTACTATCTTCCTGCTGATGCTCCTGATGGATATTGGACTGAATTTCGCCACAAAGCGTTTATGTTGGGATTAGACATTTCCGGCACGGCGATTGGCAATACGTTCACGTTCCCTTCCGGTCCCGACCGTGAGAAAAACCTGGAGCTCACTCGCACCTGGATCGACAATTCCGTCAAAATGGGCGCTCCAGTGATCCGCATATTCGCCGGGAAAATCCTGGACGGACAAAACAAAGAAGCTGCGGTCAAAAACACCATCGAAACCACTCAGATCGCGCTTGAATACGCCGCGAAAAAAGGCGTCTTTCTTGCGCTCGAAAACCACGGCGGCATCGTTGCAGAACCGGACGAGATGTTGGACATCATCAAGCAAATTGATTCGCCCTGGTTCGGCGTTAACTTCGACGGCGGCAACTTCCACGGAGAAGACCCGTACAAAGAATTAGAACAGATCGCGCCGTATGCCATCAACGCGCAGTTGAAGATTCATGTACGGCGTAAGGGCGGCGAGAATGAGCCTGCCGACTTTGACCGCATCATCGGCATTCTGGCGGAAAGCGACTATCGCGGTTACGTCGCGTTAGAATATGAAGGCGCCGAAGAACCGAAGGAAGCGATCCCGCGCCACATGGAAAAGATGCTGAAAGCACTGGAACGCGTATAA
- a CDS encoding RidA family protein, with product MSKKLIIPKDGPPAVGPYSPAVAANGFLFVSGQIPLNPKSGELVLNSFEAQVRQTLDNLRCVLKAGGASLDDVVKVTIFVTDLGKFGELNAIYEEYFGESKPARATVEVAALPKGVEVEMDATAALSN from the coding sequence ATGTCAAAAAAATTGATTATTCCAAAAGACGGCCCTCCCGCCGTCGGCCCGTATTCGCCCGCCGTTGCGGCAAACGGATTCTTGTTTGTCTCCGGCCAAATCCCCTTAAATCCCAAGAGCGGGGAACTGGTGTTGAATTCATTCGAAGCCCAAGTTAGACAAACGCTTGATAACTTGCGTTGTGTTCTCAAAGCAGGCGGCGCCTCTCTGGACGATGTCGTTAAGGTAACGATTTTTGTGACCGATTTGGGGAAATTCGGCGAACTGAACGCCATCTATGAAGAGTATTTTGGCGAAAGCAAACCCGCGCGCGCAACCGTTGAAGTTGCGGCGCTACCGAAAGGCGTTGAAGTCGAAATGGATGCAACGGCTGCGCTGTCTAACTAG